One genomic window of Cannabis sativa cultivar Pink pepper isolate KNU-18-1 chromosome 2, ASM2916894v1, whole genome shotgun sequence includes the following:
- the LOC133035137 gene encoding uncharacterized protein LOC133035137: MHIEKNVCESIIGTLLDIPGKTKDGVNSRLDLVEMGIRQSLAPEKKGERLYLPPACFTLSKKEKQTVCKSLANMKVPDGYSSNIKNLVNETELKLMGLKSHDCHALMQHLLPIAIRSVLPKNVRECLTHVCIFFNRLCGKELELDKLDALHEHVVKTLCNLEKFFPPSFFDIMIHLMVHLVREARLCGPVWARWMYPFERNMKVLKSYVRNHYRPEACMVECYISEEAVEFCSEYMAGVEAIGISKPRTDPDDVDRGLRGKGTMVTVSKLELDQAQLVVMNNNAEVQPYITDHMELLQSMVPRNQKNKQKWVADQHRQTFIGWLRNTIIAKLNEPNHGVSDVLSRIALGPTFAVAKHKALTLFFGRHIWESINGLRKIFKFYDPELLTVHGISDEEQSQSFDDAARRLANWLSLMNSNHQMFFIPWNIGMHWTLVVVAPNKIIHLNPLKGRPIPEEIEQMIGRAFMYIGDAHQYLGPWQGIAQANCPRQPKSQECGFYVLKYMTDIVARANPNRYIEDQKAFGGKKQYDPKTEILPLQRKWIEQLMAVIHGDD, translated from the exons atgcatattgaaaaaaatgtgtgtgagagtattattggtaccttacttgatattcccggcaaaactaaggacggtgtaaatagtcgtttagatctcgttgaaatgggtatacgacaatctctggcacctgagaagaaaggtgaacgtttatatttgcctcctgcttgtttcactttatccaaaaaagagaaacaaacagtttgcaaatcacttgcaaatatgaaagtacccgatggttactcgtctaacatcaaaaacttggtgaatgagactgaattgaaactaatgggtctgaaatcacatgattgtcatgcgttaatgcaacatctacttccaattgccattagatcagtcttgccaaaaaatgttcgagagtgtttgacacatgtttgcattttctttaatagGCTGTGCGGGAAGGAATTAGAATTGGATAAGTTAGATGCATTACATGAACATGTAGTCAAAACATTGTGCAACCTGGAAAAGTTTTTTCCGCCATCTTTTTTCGACATCATGATCCATTTAATGGTTCATCTAGTGAGAGAAGCAAGGCTGTGTGGGCCGGTGTGggcgagatggatgtatccatttgaaagaaatatgaaggtacttaaaagttatgtgcgtaaccactatcggccagaagcatgtatggttgagtgctacatatctgaagaggctgtggaattttgttcagagtacatggctggagttgaggcaataggaattagcaaaccaagaactgacccagatgatgttgatagaggattaaggggcaaagggacaatggtgacagtgtccaagcttgaactagatcaagctcaattagtcgtgatgaacaataacgcagaggttcaaccatatataac tgaccatatggagctgttacaatcaatggttccaagaaatcaaaaaaataaacaaaaatgggttgcagACCAACATCGTCAAACTTTCATTGGGTGGTTAAGGAATACCATTATAGCAAAGTTGAACGAACCGAATCATGGAGTATCTGATGTGTTGAGTCGTATTGCCCTTGGACCAACTTTTGCGGTTGCAAAGCATAaggcactaacacttttttttggcaggcacatatgggagagcatcaacggtctgagaaaaattttcaagttttacgacccagagcttctcacagtgcatgggatcagcgatgaagaacagagtcagtcttttgacgatgcggcaagacgattggctaattggttatcattaatgaacagcaaccaccaaatgttctttattccttggaatatcgg gatgcattggacgctagtggtggttgcgccaaacaaaattatccatttaaaccctctaaaaggccgcccaattcccgaagaaatagaacaaatgatcggaag ggcattcatgtatataggggacgcacatcagtatcttggcccgtggcaaggaattgcacaagcaaactgtccaagacaacctaaaagccaagaatgcggtttttatgttttgaaatatatgactgacatcgtcgcacgtgccaaccccaaccgttacatagaagatcaaaaagct tttgggggtaagaagcaatacgatccaaaaacagaaattttaccactacagcgaaagtggatcgaacaattgatggcggtgattcacggtgacgattga
- the LOC115718673 gene encoding AP2-like ethylene-responsive transcription factor PLT2, with protein MGSMNTNNWLSFPLSPTHASLPSHQFTLGLVNDNMDNPFQNQASEWNLMNSHGSSSSNDQVPKVADFLGVSKSENQTDHLMPFNEIHHQASDSDYLFASNSMVPADLMQQSVNLDNIHGSSSTYDFQENPSNLQSLTLSMGSGSKGSSVCETSSTDNVSTNNTTSTAVEPAAAAAAAAPRRTLDTFGQRTSIYRGVTRHRWTGRYEAHLWDNSCRREGQSRKGRQVYLGGYDKEEKAARAYDMAALKYWGTSTTTNFPISNYEKELEDMKNMTRQEFVASIRRKSSGFSRGASMYRGVTRHHQHGRWQARIGRVAGNKDLYLGTFSTEEEAAEAYDIAAIKFRGLNAVTNFDMNRYDVKSILESNTLPIGGGAAKRLKEAQALESSRKREEMMALTSTFAHYGSAAAGAGSTSSSPLSSTMNNNSRLQAYPLLQPQTNSFIDHMTPHLTLQNHDTSSPYHQDPNNSSLLHHQQNYIQTQLQLQQQQPGTSSYQFYNGYNNNNNNNNNNSHNNNGNNNQFLQGFMENIGTTSSVMDNTGGNSYGGYGLDNTAAATGSGTSAEELALVKVDYDMPSGGYGGWSAGSGSGSGNASNPGLFTMWNDL; from the exons ATGGGGTCAATGAATACAAACAACTGGCTTTCTTTTCCTCTATCTCCTACTCATGCTTCTCTACCATCACATCAATTCACTCTAGGGTTAGTCAATGATAACATGGACAACCCTTTTCAAAACCAAGCTTCAG AGTGGAATCTGATGAATAGCCACGGGAGTAGCAGTAGCAATGATCAAGTGCCCAAGGTGGCTGATTTTCTTGGTGTTAGCAAATCTGAAAACCAAACAGATCATCTCATGCCCTTCAACGAAATTCATCACCAGGCCAGTGATTCTGACTACCTTTTTGCCAGTAACAGCATGGTCCCAGCAGACTTAATGCAGCAAAGTGTTAATTTGGATAATATTCATGGGTCTAGCTCTACCTATGACTTTCAAGAAAATCCAAGCAACCTTCAGTCACTGACACTGTCGATGGGAAGTGGCAGCAAAGGTTCAAGTGTTTGTGAAACCAGTAGCACTGATAATGTCAGTACTAATAATACCACCTCTACTGCTGTGGAACCTGCAGCTGCAGCCGCTGCTGCTGCGCCTAGAAGGACCTTAGATACTTTCGGTCAAAGAACTTCAATTTATCGTGGTGTTACTAG GCATAGATGGACTGGAAGGTATGAAGCTCATCTTTGGGATAATAGTTGTAGAAGGGAAGGGCAATCAAGGAAAGGAAGACAAG TTTATCTGG GCGGGTATGATAAAGAAGAGAAAGCAGCTAGGGCTTACGATATGGCTGCACTCAAGTACTGGGGAACATCCACTACTACAAACTTTCCC ATTAGTAACTACGAAAAGGAGTTGGAGGATATGAAGAACATGACAAGACAAGAATTTGTGGCCTCTATTAGAAG aAAGAGCAGTGGTTTTTCAAGAGGTGCATCAATGTATCGTGGAGTTACAAG ACATCATCAACATGGAAGATGGCAAGCAAGGATTGGAAGAGTTGCTGGGAACAAAGATCTTTACTTAGGAACATTTA GTACGGAAGAAGAGGCTGCTGAAGCATACGACATAGCAGCAATAAAATTCCGAGGGTTGAACGCAGTAACAAACTTTGACATGAATCGATACGACGTCAAAAGCATATTGGAAAGCAATACTCTCCCAATCGGAGGTGGAGCCGCCAAGCGCCTCAAGGAGGCTCAAGCCTTGGAGTCTTCAAGAAAACGTGAGGAAATGATGGCCCTAACCTCCACCTTCGCACATTACGGCTCAGCCGCAGCAGGAGCTGGCTCAACCAGCTCATCCCCATTATCATCAACAATGAATAATAATAGTCGTCTGCAGGCGTACCCACTGTTGCAACCGCAGACAAACAGCTTCATCGATCACATGACCCCACACCTCACTCTCCAAAACCACGATACGTCATCACCATATCATCAAGACCCAAATAATTCTTCGTTGCTTCATCACCAGCAGAACTACATTCAGACTCAGCTTCAGTTGCAACAACAGCAGCCCGGAACGTCGTCGTATCAGTTTTACAATggctataataataataataataataacaacaacaatagccacaataataacggtaataacaaCCAGTTTCTTCAGGGGTTTATGGAGAATATTGGAACGACGTCTTCTGTTATGGACAACACTGGGGGCAACAGTTATGGCGGCTATGGTCTTGATAATACAGCAGCGGCTACTGGCTCGGGGACTAGTGCGGAGGAGCTTGCTCTTGTGAAGGTGGATTATGATATGCCTTCTGGCGGTTACGGAGGATGGTCCGCCGGTTCTGGTTCGGGTTCGGGGAATGCCTCAAATCCGGGACTTTTTACTATGTGGAATGACTTATAG